Within the Thermoanaerobaculia bacterium genome, the region CCCGATCCGCTCGCGGAACTCGTCGAACGTCAACGGCCGGTTGTCGAGCGCCGAGGGCAGGCGGAATCCGAAGTCGACGAGCGTCTGCTTGCGCGACCGGTCCCCGAAATACATCCCGCGCACCTGCGGGATCGAGACGTGCGACTCGTCGACCACCAGAAGGAAGTCGGAGGGGAAATAGTCGATGAGCGTCGGCGGCGGCTCCCCGGGGCGGCGGCGCGAGAGGTGCCGCGAGTAGTTCTCGATGCCGTTGCAGTAGCCGAGCTCCCGGATCATCTCCAGGTCGAACATCGTGCGCTGGTGGAGACGCTGCGCCTCGAGCTTGCGGTCCTCCGCGTTCAGCTCCGCGAGCCGCTCCTCGAGCTCCGTGCGGATGTCGGTCATCGCGAGCTCCAGGACGGATCGCGGGGTCGCGTAGAACGTCCGCGGATAGATCGCGAGGCGGGGCACCCGCGCCGTGACGCTGCCGCGCAGCGGATCGATCCGGGAGATCTTCTCGATCTCGTCGCCGAAGAACTCGACCCGGACGGCCGCGTCCTCGTACGCCGGGGCGATCTCGACGACGTCTCCGCGCACCCGGAAAGTCCCGCGCGCGAGATCCGCGTTCGTTCGCTCGTACTGCATCGCGACGAGCTTCCGCAGCAGCGCCGGGACGCCGGCCGCGTCCCCGACCTCGAGGAAGGCGAGCATGTCGTAGTACGACTCGGGGCTTCCGAGGCCGTAGATGCAGGAGACGGAGGCGACGACGATCACGTCCCGGCGCTCGAAGAGCGCCTTCGAGGCCGAGAGCCGGAGCTTGTCGATCTCCTCGTTGCGGGAGGTCTCCTTCTCGATGTACGTGTCGGTCTGCGGGACGTACGCCTCCGGCTGGTAGTAGTCGTAGTAAGAGACGAAGTACTCGACGGCGTTCTCGGGAAAGAACGTCTTGAACTCCTGGTAGAGCTGCGCCGCGAGCGTCTTGTTGTGGGAGAGGACGAGCGTGGGGCGGTTCACGGCCTCGATCACCTTCGCCATCGTGAACGTCTTGCCGGAGCCGGTGACGCCGAGGAGCACCTGGTCCT harbors:
- the uvrB gene encoding excinuclease ABC subunit UvrB, which encodes MFRLVSEFTPQGDQPAAIAALTEGLRAGRKDQVLLGVTGSGKTFTMAKVIEAVNRPTLVLSHNKTLAAQLYQEFKTFFPENAVEYFVSYYDYYQPEAYVPQTDTYIEKETSRNEEIDKLRLSASKALFERRDVIVVASVSCIYGLGSPESYYDMLAFLEVGDAAGVPALLRKLVAMQYERTNADLARGTFRVRGDVVEIAPAYEDAAVRVEFFGDEIEKISRIDPLRGSVTARVPRLAIYPRTFYATPRSVLELAMTDIRTELEERLAELNAEDRKLEAQRLHQRTMFDLEMIRELGYCNGIENYSRHLSRRRPGEPPPTLIDYFPSDFLLVVDESHVSIPQVRGMYFGDRSRKQTLVDFGFRLPSALDNRPLTFDEFRERIGQTVYVSATPAAFELEQSGGEVVEQLIRPTGLIDPEIEIRPVKGQVDDLLGVVREAASRKERVMVTTLTKRMAEDLTNYFTELGVRCQYLHSDIQTLDRVQLIGEFRKGTFDTLIGINLLREGLDIPEVAVVAIL